A stretch of Tigriopus californicus strain San Diego chromosome 11, Tcal_SD_v2.1, whole genome shotgun sequence DNA encodes these proteins:
- the LOC131889924 gene encoding uncharacterized protein LOC131889924, with translation MNNSKWKGYFVTFVVIIWVDHTRGQYGQFDIIPNIVNTFGENTYVKGIKNVMGGVLGADKVHQGCIQRTLCKEFAGEVIETTERYDPVKRTLVRIPRIVQRRGRLRWIGDAVMSVVKKIGDRLNINPYGFKKRQGGVAPNLVARVIGFAIQNWNKIPIQQVFHVMDMTTDATNVMSRKGAVYPFAKSAALGYGYGDKKADEFDGVCSQVAPDCGDWWSHLKTANEYEGAALPRKTLEKSAEIRKSGVSGAEINPDDPLVWGRIKPEELLKPKVLLCKTGLFLEKLNENMGGEGVVREKFSDDTFDRTCQETHVNDIVQDVATATAAAESQDELPDLDVSEIQIIDARNSNGTLKATETFGDLPILVLEGLPEPNIDQTEEDLVEEVLKLVNISETSVRTALRLPVHGKGKSLVLVELDTSNHREQVIEHKDELRTMEPSLVNLGIRRAKYRELWSYVKALTVVQSVNVGTEATNHANDIDEEHNYEYESTDEEDFSGEVQVIDAKNDNMVEDNDESNQVIR, from the exons ATGAACAATTCCAAATGGAAAGGCTACTTCGTGACCTTTGTAGTGATCATTTGGGTGGACCACACAAGAGGTCAGTACGGCCAATTTGACATCATCCCTAACATTGTCAATACCTTTGGTGAAAACACTTACGTGAAAGGGATCAAAAATGTCATGGGAGGTGTGCTGGGGGCGGATAAAGTACATCAAGGATGCATACAAAGGACGTTGTGCAAAGAGTTTGCGGGTGAAGTGATTGAGACGACAGAGCGTTATGACCCGGTCAAACGAACTCTGGTCAGAATTCCCCGAATCGTTCAACGGAGAGGAAGATTAAGATGGATTGGAGATGCCGTCATGTCGGTTGTGAAAAAAATCGGGGATCGACTAAATATCAATCCATATGGATTTAAAAAGAGGCAAGGCGGAGTGGCCCCCAATCTTGTGGCTCGGGTCATTGGATTTGCCATTcagaattggaacaagataCCGATCCAACAAGTCTTTCA TGTAATGGATATGACCACGGATGCTACCAATGTTATGAGCCGTAAAGGGGCCGTTTATCCTTTTGCCAAATCTGCAGCTTTAGGATACGGCTATGGCGACAAAAAGGCAGACGAATTTGATGGGGTTTGCAGTCAAGTGGCTCCGGATTGTGGAGACTGGTGGAGTCATCTCAAAACTGCCAATGAATATGAAGGAGCAGCATTACCTCGGAAAACGTTGGAAAAATCAGCAGAGATTCGAAA ATCCGGAGTTAGTGGAGCGGAGATCAATCCGGATGATCCCCTAGTTTGGGGCCGGATCAAACCAGAGGAGTTGCTCAAACCGAAAGTGCTCTTGTGTAAAACGGGTTTATTCCTCGAGAAGCTGAACGAAAACATGGGCGGTGAAGGAGTGGTTCGTGAGAAATTCAGCGATGACACCTTCGATCGGACCTGCCAAGAAACCCACGTCAACGATATCGTTCAGGATGTCGCGACCGCCACAGCCGCAGCCGAGTCTCAGGACGAACTTCCGGATTTGGACGTGTCCGAAATCCAAATCATCGACGCCAGGAACAGTAATGGCACTCTTAAGGCCACAGAAACCTTCGGTGATCTGCCCATCCTCGTGCTCGAAGGTCTACCCGAGCCCAACATCGACCAAACAGAAGAGGACCTAGTGGAAGAGGTCCTGAAGCTCGTCAATATTTCCGAGACGTCCGTGCGAACGGCTCTCAGACTTCCCGTTCATGGCAAAGGTAAATCTTTGGTTCTGGTGGAGCTGGACACCTCTAACCACCGTGAACAGGTCATTGAACACAAAGATGAGCTCCGGACAATGGAGCCCTCACTGGTGAATCTCGGCATTCGTCGAGCCAAGTACCGAGAATTGTGGAGTTATGTGAAGGCTTTGACGGTGGTTCAGAGCGTGAATGTCGGTACCGAAGCCACCAATCACGCTAATGACATTGATGAAGAACACAATTATGAGTATGAGTCTACAGACGAGGAGGACTTTTCCGGCGAAGTTCAAGTGATCGACGCCAAAAATGACAATATGGTAGAAGATAACGACGAATCCAATCAAGTCATTAGATAG